In a genomic window of Microbacterium amylolyticum:
- a CDS encoding PrpF domain-containing protein, with translation MPADGIRCMLMRGGTSKGAYFLAEDLPGDRRERDALLLRIMGSPDPRQIDGIGGAHPLTSKVAVISPSDVDDADVDYLFLQVGVDEPIVTDRQNCGNLLAGVGPFAIERGLVPVGTETTRVRIHMVNTGGRCTATVRMPGGVVSETGDLAIEGVPGTAAPIGLDFLDVEGSSTGALFPTGSVRDEIYGVPVTCVDAGMPSVIVSRPRSGGAITARTFIPHRVHQSIGVLGALTLAAGALAVGSVAHDCAALPATDEPFVAEHPTGSFAVDVALAREAGRWRLTRAASLRTARTLFDGRVFPAHPTSSLSSSPSERTAS, from the coding sequence ATGCCCGCTGACGGGATCCGGTGCATGCTCATGCGCGGAGGAACCTCGAAGGGGGCCTACTTCCTCGCAGAGGATTTGCCGGGGGACAGGCGCGAGCGTGACGCCCTTCTGCTGCGGATCATGGGATCGCCCGACCCGCGACAGATCGACGGAATCGGCGGCGCGCACCCGTTGACATCCAAGGTCGCCGTGATCTCACCATCAGACGTGGACGACGCCGATGTCGACTACCTCTTTCTGCAGGTAGGTGTTGACGAGCCCATCGTCACGGACAGGCAGAACTGCGGGAATCTGCTGGCAGGGGTTGGTCCCTTTGCCATCGAACGGGGACTCGTCCCGGTGGGCACCGAGACAACCCGGGTGCGCATTCACATGGTCAATACGGGCGGGCGCTGCACGGCCACCGTCCGCATGCCGGGCGGCGTCGTCTCCGAAACCGGCGACCTGGCGATCGAGGGCGTGCCGGGAACCGCCGCGCCGATCGGTCTGGACTTCCTCGACGTCGAAGGTTCATCGACGGGAGCACTGTTTCCCACCGGGTCCGTTCGTGACGAGATCTACGGTGTTCCCGTCACCTGCGTCGACGCGGGGATGCCGTCCGTGATCGTCAGCAGACCACGATCCGGAGGTGCGATCACCGCGCGCACGTTCATTCCGCACCGCGTGCACCAGTCAATCGGGGTTCTGGGGGCGCTGACGCTGGCCGCCGGTGCGCTCGCCGTGGGATCCGTCGCCCACGATTGCGCGGCGCTTCCCGCCACGGACGAGCCCTTTGTCGCCGAGCACCCGACAGGGTCGTTCGCCGTTGACGTTGCCCTTGCCCGCGAAGCGGGCCGCTGGCGCCTGACCCGCGCCGCCTCGCTGCGCACCGCGCGCACGCTCTTCGACGGAAGAGTCTTCCCCGCACACCCGACATCATCGTTATCGTCATCGCCGTCAGAGAGGACAGCATCATGA
- a CDS encoding UvrD-helicase domain-containing protein — protein sequence MAREWRPSPWARLFIRSGDWAIRVDRERIAIRCGGDVVTTPLTGESLRLRRGRVWNDIVLPGGDQILTGLSRRDRATLENEIGVRLLERMCTEWSAAFGRSVADRVRHRRWMAERFIGDWDRTRMALVRDKEASFQALRGRARRGGLDETAAAAVHAVHTPSSVRDAVDDENEAIFRAELKAERHFLRSIEKTPLTREQARSVITFDNRVQLVAAAGSGKTSTMVAKAAWAVHKGIARPDEVLMLAFNQAAAQELEQRTTERFRAAGLSGTVRAMTFHAFGLRVIGEATGRKPSVSESVVSDEGTSLMTTLIAQLAASDPAFAAAWRIVGDGSEQLVRTALSHAKSNDLSDAQLRERARATEDLELAEAFVTVLTAVRAAWDAHLRAEGSVDFDDMLNQSAELIESGRWSSPYRVVLVDEFQDVSRARARLVNALQNGGERHLFAVGDDWQSIYRFAGSDITAMTRFEDMFGLAQVLKLTRTFRSGAELSRAAGRFVMKNPEQIRKTVRSTLSHPDPIALEFVAGSGDAREAIARHLAQIAARLGPDDTATVKILGRFRRDEQFLPDTADDRLTIEFQTMHASKGLEADHVILPAMNQGGFPSTREEDALLRLVLPSGDAFPFAEERRLFYVALTRARKSVLLVADENRPSEFAMELLADGVVTANRDVHVCVQCRRGVLARRRGASGDFLGCSRFPACRHTEEHARVAT from the coding sequence CATCGCCCTGGGCCCGTCTCTTCATTCGCAGCGGCGACTGGGCGATCCGAGTGGATCGCGAGCGCATCGCGATTAGGTGCGGCGGCGACGTCGTCACCACCCCGCTGACTGGGGAGAGCCTGCGCCTGCGGCGGGGACGGGTGTGGAATGACATTGTTCTGCCCGGCGGCGATCAGATACTCACCGGTCTGAGCCGCCGGGACCGGGCGACGCTGGAGAACGAGATCGGCGTGCGCCTGCTCGAGAGGATGTGCACGGAATGGTCTGCCGCCTTCGGCCGGTCCGTTGCGGACAGAGTGCGACACCGGCGCTGGATGGCTGAGCGATTCATCGGTGACTGGGATCGCACGCGTATGGCGCTTGTCCGCGACAAGGAGGCGTCGTTTCAGGCGCTCCGGGGCCGTGCGCGGCGCGGAGGGCTCGACGAGACGGCGGCGGCGGCCGTGCACGCTGTGCACACGCCCTCCTCTGTGCGCGACGCGGTCGATGACGAGAACGAGGCGATTTTCCGGGCTGAGCTGAAGGCCGAAAGGCACTTTCTCCGTTCGATCGAGAAGACGCCGCTCACGCGCGAGCAGGCGCGGTCGGTGATCACGTTCGACAACCGCGTGCAGCTCGTGGCCGCAGCAGGGTCCGGAAAGACATCGACGATGGTGGCGAAGGCCGCCTGGGCCGTGCACAAGGGCATTGCCCGGCCCGATGAGGTCCTCATGCTCGCCTTCAACCAGGCCGCGGCGCAGGAGCTCGAACAGCGCACAACGGAGCGTTTTCGGGCCGCAGGACTCTCCGGAACGGTGCGCGCGATGACCTTTCACGCCTTCGGGCTGCGCGTGATCGGGGAGGCGACGGGGCGAAAGCCGTCCGTCTCCGAGAGCGTCGTCTCGGATGAGGGCACCTCGCTCATGACCACCCTCATCGCGCAGCTGGCAGCCAGCGACCCCGCGTTCGCGGCCGCCTGGCGCATCGTGGGTGACGGATCAGAACAGCTCGTGCGCACGGCCCTGTCCCACGCCAAGAGCAACGATCTTTCCGACGCTCAGCTTCGCGAGCGCGCCCGGGCCACCGAGGACCTCGAGCTGGCCGAGGCATTCGTCACGGTTCTGACGGCGGTGCGTGCCGCGTGGGATGCGCATCTTCGTGCGGAGGGAAGCGTCGATTTCGATGACATGCTGAACCAGTCCGCCGAGCTCATCGAGAGCGGACGATGGTCATCGCCGTATCGCGTCGTTCTTGTTGACGAGTTTCAGGATGTTTCGCGCGCCCGCGCCCGCTTGGTCAACGCTTTGCAGAACGGTGGCGAGAGGCATCTCTTCGCGGTCGGGGACGACTGGCAGTCGATCTACCGTTTTGCCGGTTCCGATATCACCGCCATGACGCGCTTCGAGGACATGTTCGGCCTCGCACAGGTCCTGAAGCTGACGCGAACGTTCCGCAGCGGCGCGGAGCTGAGCCGTGCGGCGGGCCGGTTCGTGATGAAGAACCCGGAGCAGATTCGTAAGACGGTGCGGTCGACCCTCTCGCATCCCGATCCGATCGCGCTCGAGTTCGTCGCCGGATCGGGGGACGCCCGCGAGGCGATTGCTCGGCATCTCGCTCAGATCGCAGCGCGCCTCGGCCCGGATGACACGGCAACCGTGAAGATTCTGGGGCGCTTTCGGCGGGACGAGCAGTTCCTCCCCGACACGGCCGACGACCGGTTGACGATCGAGTTCCAGACCATGCACGCGTCAAAGGGGCTGGAAGCGGACCACGTCATCCTGCCCGCGATGAACCAGGGCGGATTCCCCTCGACGCGGGAGGAGGACGCGCTCCTGCGGCTGGTCCTTCCGAGTGGCGACGCCTTTCCCTTCGCGGAGGAGCGGCGCTTGTTCTACGTCGCGCTTACACGGGCGCGGAAGAGCGTTCTGCTGGTGGCAGACGAGAACCGGCCATCGGAATTCGCGATGGAGCTTCTCGCTGATGGTGTTGTCACGGCGAACCGCGATGTTCACGTCTGCGTGCAGTGCCGACGCGGGGTACTCGCGCGACGGCGCGGTGCCTCGGGGGATTTTCTCGGCTGTTCGCGCTTTCCCGCCTGTCGCCACACGGAAGAGCATGCGAGGGTGGCCACATGA
- a CDS encoding GntR family transcriptional regulator: MGEAEIAGHIRAAIMSGEMVPNQRLVEADLTERYGITRSAVRAALVVLEGEGVVERLPNRGARVRQISLEEAVEIVEVREGLEVLCVRRACERLTPADAEQFSALGDQMSSAVHEGDLPRYASLNQDMDRRIWELSGHETAAVLLHRLRAQSARHQFRLAYQPGRAKESLGEHLAIIDALLARDADRAEQATRQHLSGILAALTLRSQAAAAV, from the coding sequence ATGGGCGAAGCGGAGATTGCGGGCCACATTCGCGCGGCGATCATGTCGGGCGAAATGGTGCCGAACCAGCGCCTCGTCGAGGCGGATCTGACAGAACGATATGGCATCACACGTTCCGCCGTTCGCGCGGCGCTCGTGGTGCTTGAGGGGGAGGGTGTTGTCGAACGCCTTCCGAACCGGGGCGCACGGGTGCGGCAGATCTCCCTGGAGGAGGCCGTCGAAATTGTCGAGGTGCGCGAAGGGCTTGAGGTGCTGTGCGTGCGACGCGCCTGTGAGCGGCTGACTCCGGCCGATGCCGAGCAGTTTTCGGCGCTGGGGGATCAGATGTCCTCCGCCGTCCACGAGGGCGACCTGCCGCGGTATGCGAGCCTCAACCAGGACATGGACCGGCGGATCTGGGAGCTGAGTGGGCACGAGACGGCTGCGGTGCTGTTGCACCGCCTGCGTGCGCAGTCGGCGCGCCACCAATTTCGCCTCGCGTATCAGCCTGGTCGCGCAAAGGAATCGCTGGGGGAGCACCTGGCGATTATTGACGCGCTGCTGGCGCGGGATGCGGACCGGGCAGAGCAGGCAACGCGGCAACATCTGTCCGGCATCCTCGCGGCGCTGACGCTGCGCAGTCAGGCGGCTGCGGCGGTGTGA
- a CDS encoding VOC family protein, whose protein sequence is MTHYTSFDVAHLGSDDWTKHGDRLHHIAFAPDTREDILKAADIFLENGIYIESGPHKHAINQTFFLYVWEPGGNRIEFANAGARLLLDPDQPVVEWSEEERKKGQAWGMKTIESFHTHGTPVV, encoded by the coding sequence ATGACCCATTACACCTCCTTCGACGTGGCCCACCTCGGCAGCGACGACTGGACCAAACACGGCGATCGTCTCCACCACATCGCGTTTGCGCCGGACACCCGCGAGGACATCCTCAAGGCCGCGGACATCTTCCTCGAAAACGGCATCTACATCGAGTCCGGTCCGCACAAGCACGCGATCAACCAGACCTTCTTCCTCTACGTGTGGGAGCCGGGCGGCAATCGCATCGAGTTCGCCAATGCCGGAGCGCGGCTTCTGCTTGACCCGGACCAGCCCGTTGTCGAATGGAGCGAAGAAGAACGCAAAAAGGGCCAGGCGTGGGGGATGAAGACGATCGAGAGCTTCCACACGCACGGCACTCCGGTCGTCTAG
- a CDS encoding AMP-binding protein has translation MKLERISSDDPRDVLRALRGAVLGAGPAIALGGAPKLPEIVPPGTGVVITTSGSSGVPKSVALSRSALTAAAMATAARIGDGHWLLPLSGGYIAGVQVMVRALVAGRDPAILAGHFSASTFTHAVGGMNSFRDGARVPRYTSLVPAQLRTLVDAAEEDERVREALASFETILIGGQRLPDALRDRTIALGARVVRTYGSTETSGGCVYDGAPLDGVEVAARGGELRISGPQLADGYLGDPELTERVFVTEAGRRWYRTGDAGDVVDGVVDVSGRVDNVIISGGVNVSLDRVERIVREIPGLDDAVVVGVEHDKWGQVPVVVARPIVDLDGALAVIRAACERELGAPGRPDRVVWLEEIPRLSSGKPDRRALRRMV, from the coding sequence ATGAAACTCGAGCGGATCAGCAGCGACGATCCGCGTGATGTTCTGCGCGCGCTCCGCGGTGCGGTGCTCGGGGCCGGGCCCGCGATCGCCCTGGGCGGCGCACCGAAGCTGCCCGAAATCGTGCCGCCCGGAACCGGCGTTGTGATCACAACGTCGGGATCGAGCGGTGTCCCCAAGTCTGTCGCCCTGTCACGGTCGGCTCTCACGGCGGCGGCAATGGCTACGGCGGCGCGCATCGGTGACGGGCACTGGCTTCTTCCCCTGTCCGGAGGGTATATCGCGGGGGTGCAGGTGATGGTCCGCGCGCTGGTTGCGGGGCGTGATCCGGCAATCCTCGCCGGTCACTTCTCGGCGAGCACCTTTACGCATGCCGTCGGCGGCATGAATTCCTTCCGTGATGGCGCGCGGGTGCCCCGTTACACCTCCCTCGTTCCGGCACAGCTGCGCACGCTCGTTGACGCGGCAGAAGAGGACGAACGAGTCCGCGAAGCGCTGGCGTCGTTCGAGACGATTCTCATCGGCGGGCAGCGCCTTCCCGATGCCCTGCGGGACCGCACGATCGCTCTGGGCGCCCGCGTTGTGCGCACGTACGGCTCAACGGAGACCAGCGGCGGGTGCGTCTACGACGGTGCTCCGCTGGACGGGGTGGAGGTGGCGGCGCGTGGCGGCGAACTCCGAATCTCCGGTCCGCAACTCGCCGACGGCTACCTGGGTGACCCCGAACTCACGGAGAGAGTATTCGTCACGGAGGCCGGTCGCCGCTGGTATCGCACCGGTGACGCCGGTGACGTCGTAGACGGCGTTGTCGACGTCTCCGGCCGCGTTGACAATGTGATCATCTCCGGTGGGGTGAATGTGTCCCTCGATCGCGTTGAGCGCATTGTCCGAGAGATTCCCGGCCTCGACGATGCCGTTGTTGTTGGCGTCGAACATGACAAGTGGGGACAGGTGCCCGTCGTCGTCGCGCGCCCAATCGTCGACCTCGATGGCGCGCTCGCTGTGATCCGTGCGGCGTGCGAGCGCGAACTCGGTGCGCCCGGTCGTCCCGATCGTGTGGTCTGGCTGGAGGAAATTCCGCGTTTGTCCAGCGGAAAGCCGGACCGACGCGCTCTTCGCCGGATGGTCTGA
- a CDS encoding BTAD domain-containing putative transcriptional regulator, with protein MSTGISTVGVERRVHVRVLGQPEVDDDGHRITVRGERRQAVLLALALAGGDPVTRDHLIERVWGDDAPSTVSTSLRVIISQLRRELGAQLIETTDAGYRLAALPSHIDAIEFGRLVEEGRALVGAGSFRAARTALHTALSLWNGVPAVADVPLAADVDELTRMRSDATFLHAQADLHCADTPINIAVLENLVDDRPYDENAWALLMTGLFWAGRQADALEAFRAAQRTLRDDLGIDPGPALVDLETAILTQDPRLAPPASARVDVPGFTTPFVGRDRDVAHVAERLSRERLVTITGIGGAGKTRVAAEAARVSAADFPGGVAFVELGSLTDGLLLPRRIASALDSRSESIDGLGEDIGSRRVLIILDAAEHLAHETAHVISALLERCPALSALVTSRVPLNLRCETVYPLDMLDVPSTDTVDACAASDAAQLLLRRATTADPTVALGSHNATTVARICQLLDGHPLALELAAARCGVLSLDDVLDQLRSDAPWRATDRDRPTRQRSLSDALAWTIGALSPTARTLLIRLSVFRDPPTLDGIRHVCSGGRVTEETLVDAVDELLTSAMLRVVAGDPRRYRLPGPVHSIAQSLLDASGEEVDVRARGAEAVGHLLEGARSAVASPDQATLFARVDAHINDVRAALDDAQRNDRAALAVMCVQLRQYWTAKRLHDEARTRLDAAFAADLAPALLADLLETSAWFHLDAGDAPALVIRDATRCRDIREELGDSASVATALMLLGAAASHEGDHDSAAGVFSEALVIARREGDPVGILRASFNLALAQQKLGRLAAADRALVDALSAARRARLRTFEALVLERRSYIAAEDDAPELARSFAHAAQTIRTELGDQLELCRSFWSVALSEHAVNEHDGAVTNLISSIRIAQEHNFSDAWWVPGILELAATLLESDGALLSAARLLGAASALRDREGVGPGTQTVPGLEQLRASLKDVLGTEQFTSEHTAGATQTGPDALALAGEALGARAPA; from the coding sequence ATGTCGACGGGAATCTCGACGGTTGGCGTGGAGAGGCGTGTGCACGTCAGGGTGCTCGGACAGCCCGAAGTAGACGACGACGGCCACAGGATCACCGTTCGGGGTGAACGTCGTCAGGCCGTTCTTCTCGCCTTGGCTCTCGCCGGCGGAGATCCGGTGACGCGGGATCACCTGATCGAGCGCGTCTGGGGCGATGACGCTCCGTCAACCGTTTCGACGTCGCTTCGCGTCATCATTTCTCAGCTCCGGCGCGAGCTCGGAGCGCAGCTGATTGAGACAACGGATGCCGGGTACCGCCTCGCTGCTCTGCCATCACACATCGACGCCATCGAATTCGGCCGGCTGGTAGAGGAGGGACGGGCGCTGGTCGGGGCAGGCAGCTTTCGCGCGGCCAGAACGGCGCTTCACACGGCACTGTCTCTCTGGAACGGTGTGCCCGCTGTCGCGGATGTTCCCCTCGCCGCTGACGTCGACGAACTCACCAGAATGCGCAGCGACGCAACATTCCTTCACGCGCAGGCCGACCTTCACTGCGCGGACACTCCGATCAACATTGCCGTGCTTGAGAATCTCGTCGACGACCGACCGTACGACGAGAACGCATGGGCTCTTCTGATGACCGGGCTGTTCTGGGCGGGGCGACAGGCCGATGCGCTGGAGGCGTTTCGTGCCGCGCAGCGCACTCTTCGCGATGATCTCGGAATCGACCCCGGCCCGGCGCTGGTCGATCTCGAAACGGCGATTCTCACCCAGGATCCGCGCCTCGCCCCACCCGCATCGGCGCGGGTGGACGTGCCGGGCTTCACGACGCCGTTCGTCGGACGTGACCGGGACGTCGCACACGTCGCGGAGCGCCTCTCTCGTGAACGCCTCGTAACGATAACGGGCATCGGTGGCGCAGGAAAGACGCGCGTCGCCGCCGAGGCCGCGCGAGTCTCCGCGGCGGACTTTCCTGGAGGAGTCGCTTTCGTCGAACTCGGCAGTCTCACCGATGGCCTTCTACTGCCGCGCCGCATCGCGTCCGCGCTCGATTCACGATCCGAGAGCATCGACGGCCTCGGAGAAGACATCGGCTCCCGACGCGTTCTGATCATCCTCGACGCGGCTGAACACCTCGCGCACGAGACGGCACACGTGATCTCAGCACTCCTCGAGCGTTGCCCGGCGTTGTCCGCTCTCGTCACGAGCCGTGTGCCGCTCAACCTGCGTTGCGAGACGGTGTACCCCCTCGACATGCTCGATGTTCCGTCCACCGACACCGTCGATGCGTGTGCGGCCAGTGACGCCGCGCAGCTCCTCTTACGGCGCGCAACAACGGCGGACCCGACGGTGGCGCTCGGCTCCCACAACGCGACGACGGTCGCCCGGATCTGCCAGTTGCTCGACGGGCATCCCCTCGCCCTGGAACTTGCCGCGGCACGCTGCGGTGTGCTCTCGCTCGACGATGTGCTCGACCAGCTCCGTTCAGACGCCCCCTGGCGCGCGACCGATCGTGATCGTCCGACACGGCAGCGTTCGTTGTCCGATGCACTCGCGTGGACGATCGGGGCGCTCTCACCGACGGCGCGTACGCTCCTCATCCGGCTATCCGTCTTCCGCGATCCGCCCACCCTCGACGGGATCCGCCACGTCTGCAGTGGTGGCCGCGTCACCGAGGAGACCCTGGTCGATGCTGTCGACGAGCTCCTGACAAGCGCGATGCTCCGCGTTGTCGCTGGCGACCCGCGCCGGTATCGGCTCCCGGGTCCCGTTCATTCCATCGCACAATCTCTGCTGGACGCCTCAGGCGAAGAGGTTGATGTCAGGGCACGCGGAGCCGAAGCCGTCGGTCACCTCCTGGAGGGGGCGCGCTCCGCCGTGGCCTCGCCTGATCAAGCAACGCTCTTCGCTCGCGTCGATGCTCACATCAACGACGTGCGCGCGGCGCTCGACGATGCGCAGCGGAATGATCGCGCCGCACTCGCGGTGATGTGCGTTCAGCTTCGCCAGTACTGGACGGCCAAGCGCCTCCACGACGAGGCGCGCACTCGCCTCGATGCCGCGTTCGCGGCCGATCTCGCCCCCGCCCTTCTCGCTGATCTTCTCGAAACGTCCGCCTGGTTTCACCTCGATGCCGGCGACGCCCCCGCGCTGGTAATTCGCGATGCGACGCGGTGCCGCGACATTCGTGAAGAACTCGGGGATAGCGCCAGCGTCGCCACGGCGCTGATGCTGTTGGGGGCCGCGGCGTCTCACGAGGGCGACCACGACTCGGCCGCCGGGGTGTTCTCCGAGGCCCTGGTGATCGCCCGCCGCGAGGGTGATCCAGTCGGCATCCTGCGGGCGAGTTTCAACCTGGCCCTTGCACAGCAAAAGCTGGGCCGACTCGCTGCTGCCGACCGTGCTCTGGTGGATGCGCTCTCGGCCGCGCGACGTGCGCGTCTTCGGACTTTCGAGGCCCTCGTGCTCGAGCGTCGTTCGTACATCGCCGCAGAAGATGACGCACCAGAGCTCGCGCGATCATTCGCGCATGCTGCCCAAACGATCCGCACGGAGCTCGGCGATCAGCTAGAACTGTGCCGCAGTTTCTGGAGCGTGGCCCTGAGCGAGCACGCGGTGAACGAGCATGATGGCGCTGTCACCAATCTGATCTCGTCGATCCGTATCGCTCAAGAGCACAATTTCTCGGACGCCTGGTGGGTGCCCGGTATTCTCGAGCTGGCCGCGACGCTCCTCGAGAGCGACGGTGCATTGCTGTCGGCGGCGCGACTTCTCGGAGCGGCGTCCGCGTTGCGCGATCGCGAAGGAGTCGGTCCCGGGACGCAGACCGTTCCCGGTCTTGAACAGCTTCGTGCCTCGCTGAAGGATGTTCTGGGCACCGAGCAATTCACGTCTGAGCACACCGCGGGGGCGACGCAGACGGGGCCTGATGCCCTCGCCCTCGCCGGAGAAGCGCTGGGAGCCCGCGCTCCGGCGTAG
- a CDS encoding PIG-L deacetylase family protein: MALQARILAQAIGVAGSDGSYPGPDDIIGAPPVFFFEPHQPEQCDFRPHVLLDITSSFETKREAMECLPAQKHMWEYYTQLAIRRGVQLRRNAGPNLGLPHNTMGEAYMRHLPQVTSELA, translated from the coding sequence ATGGCGTTACAGGCGCGAATCCTTGCTCAGGCGATCGGCGTTGCCGGTTCCGATGGCTCGTATCCCGGCCCCGACGACATCATCGGGGCGCCACCGGTGTTCTTCTTCGAACCACACCAGCCCGAGCAGTGCGACTTCCGGCCCCACGTGCTGCTCGACATCACCTCGTCGTTTGAAACAAAACGCGAGGCGATGGAGTGCCTGCCCGCACAGAAGCACATGTGGGAGTACTACACACAGCTCGCGATTCGTCGCGGTGTGCAGCTGCGCCGCAACGCCGGCCCCAATCTCGGCCTTCCCCACAACACGATGGGAGAGGCGTATATGCGTCATCTCCCCCAGGTCACATCGGAACTGGCATGA